A window of Acidimicrobiia bacterium contains these coding sequences:
- a CDS encoding pyridoxamine 5'-phosphate oxidase, translated as MEPPRIEYDVDGLLEANAAADPFDQFAGWFQEAVEADVPEANMMTL; from the coding sequence ATGGAGCCGCCCCGGATCGAGTACGACGTCGACGGATTGTTGGAAGCCAATGCCGCCGCTGACCCCTTCGACCAGTTTGCAGGCTGGTTTCAGGAAGCAGTCGAGGCAGATGTACCCGAAGCAAACATGATGACGCT
- a CDS encoding hemolysin III family protein, whose translation MQNPVRGLLHGSAAVASVGGLVVLIVSTLNNRPRMVSMIVFGVSLIALYTTSALYHSIPWGERWKARMQRVDHSMIFLLVAGSFTPFAVNLLDGGWRIATLVIVWSAFLIGTVERIVFHRARVWLPVALATTMGCFAVVPLPVMSERLAPIGVGFLLAGGIAYLIGMIAFATKRPRLFPRIFSYHEVFHVLVVAGSLFHFVVVLKYIVPLT comes from the coding sequence ATGCAGAACCCCGTACGCGGCCTCCTCCATGGATCGGCGGCGGTGGCTTCGGTGGGTGGTCTGGTCGTTCTCATCGTGTCGACCCTCAACAACCGCCCCCGGATGGTTTCGATGATCGTCTTCGGGGTTTCGTTGATTGCCTTGTACACAACGAGCGCGTTATATCACTCGATTCCGTGGGGCGAACGCTGGAAGGCCCGGATGCAGCGGGTGGATCATTCGATGATCTTCTTACTCGTGGCCGGCTCGTTCACGCCGTTTGCCGTGAACCTGCTCGACGGCGGGTGGAGGATCGCCACCCTGGTCATCGTTTGGTCGGCATTTCTCATCGGGACGGTTGAACGGATCGTGTTCCACCGGGCCCGCGTTTGGCTACCGGTTGCGCTGGCCACGACGATGGGGTGCTTCGCGGTCGTGCCGCTCCCGGTCATGTCGGAACGACTTGCGCCCATCGGGGTGGGGTTCTTGCTGGCGGGTGGTATCGCCTACTTGATCGGAATGATCGCCTTTGCAACCAAACGGCCGCGCCTCTTTCCCCGAATTTTCTCCTACCACGAGGTCTTTCATGTCCTTGTCGTGGCCGGGTCCCTCTTTCACTTCGTGGTCGTTTTGAAGTACATCGTTCCGCTCACCTAG
- a CDS encoding DUF983 domain-containing protein has protein sequence MKPVLRGLTKRCPHCGASGLFSGWWTMHKHCPGCGMKFERDQGYGTGAMIVNTAVTIGTFLIVFVAIMVVTWPDVPWSTALIVTMVVNTLIPIVFYPWSKTIFLGLDLAVRPLGPDELARATAWLAQNDSPTNGIDAR, from the coding sequence ATGAAACCGGTACTGCGAGGACTCACCAAACGATGCCCCCACTGCGGAGCGTCTGGCCTGTTCAGCGGTTGGTGGACCATGCACAAACACTGTCCCGGTTGCGGCATGAAGTTCGAGCGAGATCAGGGCTACGGAACCGGGGCCATGATCGTGAATACGGCCGTGACGATTGGTACATTCCTGATCGTGTTCGTGGCCATCATGGTTGTCACCTGGCCCGACGTACCCTGGTCAACCGCGTTGATCGTGACGATGGTGGTCAACACGCTCATACCGATCGTCTTCTATCCATGGTCAAAAACGATCTTTCTCGGGTTGGATCTAGCGGTGCGACCGCTTGGTCCCGATGAACTGGCCAGGGCAACCGCCTGGCTTGCCCAAAACGATTCCCCGACCAACGGGATCGACGCACGTTGA